From Triticum urartu cultivar G1812 chromosome 2, Tu2.1, whole genome shotgun sequence, a single genomic window includes:
- the LOC125540292 gene encoding poly [ADP-ribose] polymerase tankyrase-1-like isoform X1, with the protein MAPPFVYAPSSGTGTCQDAAIKAAFDGDLRRLRGTVKSLDDPRVIFSFDMGGGIGVLHIAAVRGHLEVCKYLVEELGGDVNAPAPGVGDFAGVTPFMSSAQSGDVSTVKYLLDHGGDLTKSDAKGRTVLHHAACIGSCTVTEFLLSKGVPVDIDCGRGTPLHQAATNEQDKTVKILLEHHADPNATVIGIGTALMGALLYRSLKCMKLLIKASILFSISVHCYVLPSQPCFFVNLHGEGAVTRSILQSFLQGGADVNRGGSLPMTPLVFTTGWGGYTNFVKFLLKAGADPNIPDAYGNLPIELAAKRDCIEEVEMLFPLTSPIPTIPNWSIDGIISHAKFESAKPLDGRQLEQTKATLKAHADHLFRLKDYKVASKAYGVAIDVAPSATLYANRSLCKLLLDDGEGALSDAECCDLTG; encoded by the exons ATGGCGCCGCCGTTCGTCTACGCCCCGAGCTCCGGCACCGGCACAT GTCAGGACGCCGCCATCAAAGCGGCCTTCGACGGCGACCTCCGGCGCCTCAGAG GTACTGTAAAGAGTCTTGACGACCCAAGGGTGATCTTCTCTTTCGACATGGGTGGTGGCATTGGTGTGCTGCACATCGCAGCCGTCAGAGGGCATCTTGAGGTTTGCAAATACTTGGTGGAGGAACTCGGGGGAGATGTGAATGCTCCTGCTCCTGGAGTAGGAG ACTTTGCAGGTGTGACACCCTTTATGTCATCTGCTCAGTCTGGCGATGTTTCTACTGTGAAGTATTTGCTTGATCATGGTGGTGATCTAACAAAGTCAGATGCTAAAGGACGCACAGTTCTCCACCATGCGGCATGCATAG GAAGCTGTACGGTCACCGAGTTCCTACTTTCAAAAGGAGTACCTGTTGACATAGACTGTGGCCGTGGTACACCACTCCATCAAGCTGCTACTAATGAACAAGATAAAACAGTGAAGATTTTGTTGGAACACCATGCAGAT CCTAACGCCACTGTCATCGGAATTGGTACTGCCCTGATGGGTGCCCTTCTTTACCGTTCTTTGAAGTGCATGAAGCTGCTGATCAAGGCCAGTATTCTGTTTTCTATATCCGTTCATTGCTATGTTCTACCATCTCAACCATGCTTTTTTGTCAATCTACATGGAGAGGGAGCCGTGACACGTTCTATTCTACAATCCTTTTTACAGGGTGGTGCTGATGTCAATCGAGGGGGCTCCCTTCCGATGACTCCCTTAGTGTTCACTACAGGGTGGGGAGGCTATACAAACTTTGTGAAGTTTCTGTTAAAGGCAGGAGCGGATCCTAATATTCCTGATGCT TATGGCAACTTACCAATAGAGCTTGCTGCTAAACGTGACTGCATAGAAGAAGTTGAAATGTTGTTTCCTTTGACTTCCCCAATACCAACTATCCCAAACTGGAGTATTGATGGAATCATCTCGCATGCAAAATTTGAAAGTGCAAAGCCACTG GATGGAAGGCAGCTTGAACAAACAAAAGCTACACTCAAGGCACATGCAGATCATTTATTCAGGCTGAAGGACTACAAGGTGGCATCAAAAGCATATGGTGTG GCAATAGATGTCGCGCCGAGTGCAACATTGTACGCGAACAGGAGTCTTTGCAAACTGCTGCTGGATGATGGTGAAGGTGCTCTGTCAGATGCAGAATGCTGCGACCTAACTGGGTGA
- the LOC125540292 gene encoding inversin-like isoform X2, translating into MAPPFVYAPSSGTGTCQDAAIKAAFDGDLRRLRGTVKSLDDPRVIFSFDMGGGIGVLHIAAVRGHLEVCKYLVEELGGDVNAPAPGVGDFAGVTPFMSSAQSGDVSTVKYLLDHGGDLTKSDAKGRTVLHHAACIGSCTVTEFLLSKGVPVDIDCGRGTPLHQAATNEQDKTVKILLEHHADPNATVIGIGTALMGALLYRSLKCMKLLIKGGADVNRGGSLPMTPLVFTTGWGGYTNFVKFLLKAGADPNIPDAYGNLPIELAAKRDCIEEVEMLFPLTSPIPTIPNWSIDGIISHAKFESAKPLDGRQLEQTKATLKAHADHLFRLKDYKVASKAYGNRCRAECNIVREQESLQTAAG; encoded by the exons ATGGCGCCGCCGTTCGTCTACGCCCCGAGCTCCGGCACCGGCACAT GTCAGGACGCCGCCATCAAAGCGGCCTTCGACGGCGACCTCCGGCGCCTCAGAG GTACTGTAAAGAGTCTTGACGACCCAAGGGTGATCTTCTCTTTCGACATGGGTGGTGGCATTGGTGTGCTGCACATCGCAGCCGTCAGAGGGCATCTTGAGGTTTGCAAATACTTGGTGGAGGAACTCGGGGGAGATGTGAATGCTCCTGCTCCTGGAGTAGGAG ACTTTGCAGGTGTGACACCCTTTATGTCATCTGCTCAGTCTGGCGATGTTTCTACTGTGAAGTATTTGCTTGATCATGGTGGTGATCTAACAAAGTCAGATGCTAAAGGACGCACAGTTCTCCACCATGCGGCATGCATAG GAAGCTGTACGGTCACCGAGTTCCTACTTTCAAAAGGAGTACCTGTTGACATAGACTGTGGCCGTGGTACACCACTCCATCAAGCTGCTACTAATGAACAAGATAAAACAGTGAAGATTTTGTTGGAACACCATGCAGAT CCTAACGCCACTGTCATCGGAATTGGTACTGCCCTGATGGGTGCCCTTCTTTACCGTTCTTTGAAGTGCATGAAGCTGCTGATCAAG GGTGGTGCTGATGTCAATCGAGGGGGCTCCCTTCCGATGACTCCCTTAGTGTTCACTACAGGGTGGGGAGGCTATACAAACTTTGTGAAGTTTCTGTTAAAGGCAGGAGCGGATCCTAATATTCCTGATGCT TATGGCAACTTACCAATAGAGCTTGCTGCTAAACGTGACTGCATAGAAGAAGTTGAAATGTTGTTTCCTTTGACTTCCCCAATACCAACTATCCCAAACTGGAGTATTGATGGAATCATCTCGCATGCAAAATTTGAAAGTGCAAAGCCACTG GATGGAAGGCAGCTTGAACAAACAAAAGCTACACTCAAGGCACATGCAGATCATTTATTCAGGCTGAAGGACTACAAGGTGGCATCAAAAGCATATG GCAATAGATGTCGCGCCGAGTGCAACATTGTACGCGAACAGGAGTCTTTGCAAACTGCTGCTGGATGA
- the LOC125534498 gene encoding uncharacterized protein LOC125534498 isoform X1, protein MEFETMSGAFAGLKTYTSDDDGGARPAGGTGGAAATGKEAIGSKVGADARRRERQLLCDSIKAGRAPPRRDGEEEEGAIPVYRRAWETSFGGVFGSFDDETALGPMRYTSGPIPENAVPASTLQIFSVRVTDLKHGLWWPLHVYGSVATRDGADHNRNFLFRRTRDNCQILTKEDPVLLLTGPSRAVLLAGLVTFEVQLMVKSKIELLADEVLASKVFFFHQGSRREDSICTRIPYKHCALEFALAPLRHSVEATVTVQLVDGSWPDGHQGLVFSCTDSIKDTKMLLLDCRDGRMPIGPDGMFELSRRVVCAELGGTDKLMVSVQARRVGFLTRSQAVFKPKMSGTSVGMCDLRFCKMQVTVAWSLLSTSATHSGGK, encoded by the exons ATGGAGTTCGAGACGATGAGCGGTGCATTCGCGGGGCTCAAGACCTACACCAgcgacgacgacggcggagcAAGACCGGCCGGCGGAACTGGCGGGGCCGCCGCGACCGGGAAGGAGGCCATCGGCAGCAAGGTCGGGGCAGACGCACGGCGGCGGGAGCGCCAGCTTCTTTGCGATTCGATCAAGGCAGGGCGCGCTCCCCCACGTCGAGACGGCGAGGAAGAGGAAGGCGCGATCCCCGTCTACCGCCGTGCCTGGGAGACCTCCTTCGGCGGCGTCTTCGGCTCCTTCGACGACGAGA CTGCCCTTGGCCCCATGCGCTACACATCTGGACCTATCCCGGAAAATGCTGTGCCAGCTAGCACCTTGCAGATCTTCTCCGTCAGAGTTACTGACCTGAAACATGGTCTCTGGTGGCCACTTCATGTCTATGGCTCGGTTGCCACCAGAGACGGGGCAGATCATAATCGCAACTTTCTCTTCAGGCGCACCAGGGATAACTGCCAAATTCTTACCAAAGAG GATCCAGTTTTGCTGTTAACAGGCCCGTCTCGCGCAGTCCTGTTGGCTGGCCTGGTCACCTTCGAAGTACAGCTGATGGTAAAGAGCAAAATTGAACTGCTTGCAGATGAAGTGCTGGCTTCCAAAGTCTTCTTTTTCCACCAGGGATCTCGTCGAGAAGACAGTATCTGTACACGCATCCCCTACAAGCATTGTGCGCTCGAGTTTGCGCTCGCGCCTCTGCGGCATTCGGTCGAGGCCACCGTCACCGTCCAGCTCGTCGACGGGTCGTGGCCGGACGGTCACCAGGGACTGGTCTTCTCCTGCACCGACAGCATAAAAGATACCAAGATGTTGCTGCTTGACTGTCGAGATGGAAGGATGCCCATCGGTCCGGACGGCATGTTTGAGCTCTCCAGGCGCGTTGTTTGCGCAGAGCTGGGCGGGACGGATAAGCTCATGGTGTCCGTGCAGGCGCGCCGCGTCGGTTTCCTTACGAGAAGTCAGGCCGTCTTCAAGCCCAAGATGTCCGGGACGAGCGTTGGCATGTGTGATCTTCGTTTCTGCAAGATGCAGGTCACCGTTGCTTGGTCCCTGCTCTCCACCTCTGCCACACATTCAGGTGGTAAGTAG
- the LOC125540294 gene encoding dolichyl-diphosphooligosaccharide--protein glycosyltransferase subunit STT3B, whose translation MAAAASTMLDSLPAPLLRALRLKTKQQELLLRVSALALIYVLAFAVRLFSVLRYESMIHEFDPYFNYRTTLYLTEHGYSEFWNWFDHESWYPLGRVVGGTLFPGLMVTAALLHRLLRALSLAVHIREVCVLTAPFFAANTTLVAYAFGREIWDSGAGLVAAALIAVCPGYISRSVAGSYDNEGVAIFALLLTFYLFVRAVNTGSLAWSLAAAFGYFYMVSAWGGYVFIINLLPLYVLVLLVTGRYSQRLYVAYNCTYVLGMLLGMQIRFVGFQHVQSGEHMAAMGVFFLLQVFFFLDWVKYMLNDVKLFKSFLRITLTCVISVGTLALGIGTASGYISPWTGRFYSLLDPTYAKDHIPIIASVSEHQPTAWSSFMFDFHILLFLFPAGLYFCFKRLSDATIFIVMYGLTSMYFAGVMVRLILVAAPAVCLISAIAVSATIKNLTTLIRSKSKSPQTTGKTTGSKAAAKGAVDQPLPFQHNVAVALLLGAFYLLSRYAIHCTWVTSEAYSSPSIVLSARGHNGGRVIFDDYREAYYWLRQNTPTDAKIMSWWDYGYQITAMGNRTVIVDNNTWNNTHIATVGRAMSSYEDEAYEIMQSLDVNYVLVVFGGVTGYSSDDINKFLWMVRIGGGVFPVIKEPDYLVNGEYRVDKGASPKMLNCLMYKLCYYRFGELTTEYGKPPGYDRVRGVEIGNKDIKLEYLEEAFTTSNWIVRIYKVKPPKNRS comes from the exons ATGGCCGCCGCCGCGTCGACGATGCTGGACTCCCTCCCGGCACCGCTGCTGCGGGCGCTGCGGCTCAAGACGAAGCAGCAGGAGCTGCTCCTCCGCGTGTCCGCGCTGGCGCTCATCTACGTGCTCGCCTTCGCCGTGCGCCTCTTCTCCGTGCTCCGCTACGAGTCCATGATCCACGAGTTCGACCCCTACTTCAACTACCGCACCACGCTCTACCTCACGGAGCACGGCTACTCCGAGTTCTGGAACTGGTTCGACCACGAGAGCTGGTACCCGCTGGGACGCGTCGTCGGGGGCACGCTCTTCCCCGGGCTGATGGTCACCGCCGCCCTgctccaccgcctcctccgcGCGCTCTCCCTCGCCGTCCACATCCGGGAGGTCTGCGTCCTCACCGCCCCCTTCTTCGCCGCCAACACCACGCTCGTCGCATACGCCTTCGGCCGCGAGATCTGGGACTCCGGGGCCGGCCTCGTCGCCGCCGCGCTCATCGCCGTCTGCCCCGGATACATCTCCCGCTCCGTCGCCGGGTCCTACGACAACGAGGGCGTCGCCATCTTCGCGCTGCTGCTCACCTTCTACCTCTTCGTCCGCGCCGTCAACACCGGGTCCCTCGCGTGGTCGCTCGCCGCCGCGTTCGGCtacttctacatggtctccgccTGGGGAGGCTACGTCTTCATCATCAACCTCCTCCCGCTCTACGTCCTCGTACTGCTCGTCACCGGGAGGTACTCGCAGAGGCTCTATGTCGCCTACAACTGCACCTATGTGCTGGGAATGCTGCTTGGGATGCAGATCCGCTTCGTTGGCTTCCAGCATGTTCAGTCTGGGGAACACATGGCCGCCATGGGAGTCTTCTTCCTGTTGCAG GTTTTCTTCTTCCTGGATTGGGTGAAATACATGCTGAATGATGTTAAACTATTCAAGTCATTCTTGAGAATTACCCTGACCTGTGTGATAAGTGTCGGCACCCTGGCTCTTGGGATTGGTACTGCGTCAGGTTACATCTCCCCTTGGACAGGGCGGTTTTATTCCCTGCTTGATCCGACCTATGCGAAAGACCATATACCAATCATCGCATCTGTTTCTGAGCATCAGCCAACAGCCTGGTCTTCTTTTATGTTTGATTTCCACATCCTTCTTTTCCTATTCCCAGCGGGCCTCTATTTCTGCTTCAAGCGCCTGTCAGATGCCACAATATTTATAGTTATGTATGGCCTCACAAGTATGTACTTTGCTGGTGTGATGGTGAGGTTGATTCTTGTTGCAGCACCTGCTGTTTGCCTTATTAGTGCCATTGCTGTATCTGCTACAATAAAGAATCTGACAACATTGATCCGGTCAAAAAGCAAAAGTCCACAGACTACAGGAAAAACAACAGGCTCGAAGGCAGCTGCAAAG GGAGCAGTTGATCAACCCTTGCCTTTCCAACATAACGTGGCTGTTGCTTTACTTCTGGGCGCTTTCTACTTGCTCAGTAGATATGCCATACACTGCACTTGGGTAACCTCTGAGGCTTACTCTTCTCCTTCCATCGTTCTGTCCGCAAGGGGTCACAATGGAGGAAGGGTTATATTCGATGATTATCGTGAGGCATACTACTGGCTTCGTCAGAACACTCCTACTGATGCCAAGATTATGTCATGGTGGGACTATGGGTACCAAATTACAGCCATGGGTAACAGAACTGTTATTGTTGATAATAACACGTGGAATAATACACACATAGCAACTGTTGGACGGGCAATGTCATCATATGAAGACGAGGCATATGAAATAATGCAGTCATTGGATGTGAATTATGTGCTTGTCGTATTTGGAGGTGTTACAGGGTACTCCTCTGACGACATCAATAA GTTCTTATGGATGGTGCGTATTGGTGGAGGAGTTTTTCCTGTAATCAAAGAGCCTGATTACCTTGTCAATGGGGAATATCGTGTTGACAAGGGGGCATCGCCAAAAATGTTGAACTGTCTAAT GTACAAGCTCTGTTATTATCGATTTGGAGAACTGACCACGGAATATGGAAAACCTCCAGG ATACGATAGAGTGCGAGGAGTGGAGATAGGCAACAAAGACATAAAGCTTGAGTACTTGGAGGAGGCATTCACTACATCAAACTGGATAGTGCGCATATACAAGGTGAAACCTCCAAAAAATAGATCCTAA
- the LOC125534498 gene encoding uncharacterized protein LOC125534498 isoform X2 has translation MEFETMSGAFAGLKTYTSDDDGGARPAGGTGGAAATGKEAIGSKVGADARRRERQLLCDSIKAGRAPPRRDGEEEEGAIPVYRRAWETSFGGVFGSFDDETALGPMRYTSGPIPENAVPASTLQIFSVRVTDLKHGLWWPLHVYGSVATRDGADHNRNFLFRRTRDNCQILTKEDPVLLLTGPSRAVLLAGLVTFEVQLMGSRREDSICTRIPYKHCALEFALAPLRHSVEATVTVQLVDGSWPDGHQGLVFSCTDSIKDTKMLLLDCRDGRMPIGPDGMFELSRRVVCAELGGTDKLMVSVQARRVGFLTRSQAVFKPKMSGTSVGMCDLRFCKMQVTVAWSLLSTSATHSGGK, from the exons ATGGAGTTCGAGACGATGAGCGGTGCATTCGCGGGGCTCAAGACCTACACCAgcgacgacgacggcggagcAAGACCGGCCGGCGGAACTGGCGGGGCCGCCGCGACCGGGAAGGAGGCCATCGGCAGCAAGGTCGGGGCAGACGCACGGCGGCGGGAGCGCCAGCTTCTTTGCGATTCGATCAAGGCAGGGCGCGCTCCCCCACGTCGAGACGGCGAGGAAGAGGAAGGCGCGATCCCCGTCTACCGCCGTGCCTGGGAGACCTCCTTCGGCGGCGTCTTCGGCTCCTTCGACGACGAGA CTGCCCTTGGCCCCATGCGCTACACATCTGGACCTATCCCGGAAAATGCTGTGCCAGCTAGCACCTTGCAGATCTTCTCCGTCAGAGTTACTGACCTGAAACATGGTCTCTGGTGGCCACTTCATGTCTATGGCTCGGTTGCCACCAGAGACGGGGCAGATCATAATCGCAACTTTCTCTTCAGGCGCACCAGGGATAACTGCCAAATTCTTACCAAAGAG GATCCAGTTTTGCTGTTAACAGGCCCGTCTCGCGCAGTCCTGTTGGCTGGCCTGGTCACCTTCGAAGTACAGCTGATG GGATCTCGTCGAGAAGACAGTATCTGTACACGCATCCCCTACAAGCATTGTGCGCTCGAGTTTGCGCTCGCGCCTCTGCGGCATTCGGTCGAGGCCACCGTCACCGTCCAGCTCGTCGACGGGTCGTGGCCGGACGGTCACCAGGGACTGGTCTTCTCCTGCACCGACAGCATAAAAGATACCAAGATGTTGCTGCTTGACTGTCGAGATGGAAGGATGCCCATCGGTCCGGACGGCATGTTTGAGCTCTCCAGGCGCGTTGTTTGCGCAGAGCTGGGCGGGACGGATAAGCTCATGGTGTCCGTGCAGGCGCGCCGCGTCGGTTTCCTTACGAGAAGTCAGGCCGTCTTCAAGCCCAAGATGTCCGGGACGAGCGTTGGCATGTGTGATCTTCGTTTCTGCAAGATGCAGGTCACCGTTGCTTGGTCCCTGCTCTCCACCTCTGCCACACATTCAGGTGGTAAGTAG